In a genomic window of Arthrobacter woluwensis:
- a CDS encoding response regulator gives MIKVLIVDDDFMVAKVHAGFVRQVPGFGVVGVAHTASQALQEVERTRPDLVLLDIHLPDRSGLELLQEMRTLQPELDVLVISAAREMETVRKALRGGIVHYLMKPFTAQDLAERLVHYQQSYRPLAESGSVADQADVDRVFGVAHRERPLPKGCSVETLRMVEALLKDHDGDVSATEAAAVLGTSRVSARRYLEYLAEEGRAVVRLRYGGVGRPERRYVWK, from the coding sequence ATGATCAAGGTCCTGATCGTCGACGATGACTTCATGGTGGCCAAGGTTCATGCGGGGTTCGTCCGTCAGGTTCCCGGGTTCGGCGTGGTGGGGGTGGCCCACACGGCGTCGCAGGCTCTGCAAGAGGTGGAGCGGACCCGGCCGGATCTGGTGCTCCTGGACATCCACCTGCCCGATCGGAGCGGGCTCGAGCTTCTGCAGGAGATGCGGACGCTCCAGCCCGAGCTCGACGTCCTCGTCATCAGCGCGGCCCGGGAGATGGAGACGGTGCGCAAGGCCCTGCGGGGCGGGATCGTGCACTATCTCATGAAGCCCTTCACGGCTCAGGACCTGGCGGAACGGCTGGTGCACTACCAGCAGAGCTACCGCCCTCTCGCCGAGTCCGGCAGCGTGGCGGACCAGGCCGATGTGGACCGCGTCTTCGGCGTCGCGCACCGCGAACGGCCGCTGCCCAAGGGGTGCAGCGTCGAGACGCTGCGCATGGTGGAGGCTCTCCTGAAGGACCACGACGGCGACGTCTCCGCGACGGAGGCGGCCGCGGTCCTCGGCACGTCCCGGGTGAGCGCTCGCCGGTACCTGGAGTACCTCGCCGAAGAGGGGCGCGCGGTGGTGCGTCTGCGGTACGGGGGTGTCGGACGGCCGGAGCGGCGGTACGTCTGGAAGTGA
- a CDS encoding inorganic phosphate transporter, which yields MIALFLVLTVLLTVTFTFLNGFRDVSSAIAFAVRSRALTASVAVVLAAFFNLLGVVLAFPLALEIGANWLHLPEGLNGLSLLVSGLAAGIIWNIFTWWKGIPSSSTHALLSGLFGAGAAAILKGGTEIPEASATLWNSVALPLLLSPALAFVLSYVLVWPTTWVARNQPPNVVNRRLRRAQAITAGAVAFGHGLQDGQRTFLVLLMAFFVAGYDDGQQLAFMMVTLVAAAMTAGTLFGGWRISYTLGHRMIRVDPLRGFVTQAVGFALQFAGAIALSWPISTTHTMAAGMWGAGTNQRFSQANRPLILKILGYWVITPVATAALAFVFQMALSALA from the coding sequence GTGATCGCCCTCTTTCTGGTCCTCACGGTCCTGCTGACGGTCACCTTCACCTTTCTCAACGGCTTCCGTGACGTCTCCTCCGCGATCGCGTTCGCGGTCCGCTCCCGGGCGCTGACCGCCAGTGTCGCCGTGGTGCTCGCGGCCTTCTTCAATCTGCTCGGCGTGGTCCTGGCGTTCCCTCTGGCCCTGGAGATCGGCGCCAACTGGCTGCACCTCCCCGAGGGGCTGAACGGACTCAGTCTGCTGGTCTCAGGTCTCGCCGCCGGCATCATCTGGAACATCTTCACGTGGTGGAAGGGCATCCCGTCCTCGTCGACGCACGCCCTGCTGAGCGGCTTGTTCGGAGCGGGCGCCGCCGCCATCCTCAAGGGCGGGACGGAGATCCCGGAAGCCTCCGCCACCCTGTGGAACTCGGTGGCGCTGCCCCTGCTCCTCTCCCCCGCGCTGGCCTTCGTGCTGTCCTACGTGCTGGTCTGGCCGACCACCTGGGTGGCCCGGAATCAGCCGCCCAACGTGGTGAACCGGCGGCTCCGCCGGGCCCAGGCGATCACGGCGGGTGCTGTGGCGTTCGGGCACGGGCTGCAGGACGGTCAGCGCACCTTCCTGGTCCTGCTCATGGCGTTCTTCGTGGCGGGCTACGACGACGGTCAGCAGCTCGCCTTCATGATGGTGACGCTCGTGGCCGCGGCCATGACGGCCGGCACGCTGTTCGGCGGCTGGCGCATCTCCTACACCCTGGGGCACCGGATGATCCGGGTGGACCCGCTCCGGGGCTTCGTCACCCAGGCGGTCGGGTTCGCCCTCCAGTTCGCCGGGGCCATCGCCCTCAGCTGGCCCATCTCCACCACCCACACGATGGCGGCGGGCATGTGGGGTGCGGGGACGAACCAGCGCTTCTCCCAGGCCAACCGGCCCCTGATCCTGAAGATCCTCGGCTACTGGGTGATCACCCCCGTGGCCACGGCAGCCCTGGCGTTCGTGTTCCAGATGGCGCTCTCCGCCCTGGCCTGA
- a CDS encoding DUF47 domain-containing protein — MKLSLFPQETAGLKLLTQLARQLVLGTGTLSELLGAPAADFDRLVEEMHQHEGESMNLHYALLTHMRTSFINTLPREDMFNLSRYLNDAMEKLDGAAELIGLYKLERLPTRAADQLEIITRQAELTVEAMRRLDDLDELEDYWIEVLRLAKRAERSHRVWVADMLRDMKFAQYTRHRDVANQLVEVTKDMRRVATSVGAIIVKES, encoded by the coding sequence GTGAAACTCAGCCTCTTCCCGCAGGAGACTGCAGGCCTCAAGCTCCTCACCCAGCTGGCCCGCCAATTGGTGCTCGGCACCGGGACCCTCTCCGAGCTCCTGGGAGCCCCCGCCGCGGATTTCGACCGTCTGGTCGAAGAGATGCATCAGCACGAGGGCGAGTCCATGAACCTGCATTACGCGCTCCTGACCCATATGCGCACCAGCTTCATCAACACCCTCCCGCGGGAAGACATGTTCAATCTGTCCCGGTACCTCAATGACGCCATGGAGAAGCTGGACGGGGCCGCCGAGCTGATCGGGCTCTACAAGCTCGAACGCCTTCCCACCCGCGCCGCTGATCAGCTGGAGATCATCACCCGGCAGGCGGAACTCACCGTGGAGGCGATGCGCCGGCTGGACGACCTGGATGAGCTCGAGGACTACTGGATCGAAGTGCTCCGGCTGGCCAAGCGTGCCGAGCGCAGCCACCGCGTCTGGGTGGCGGACATGCTCCGCGACATGAAGTTCGCCCAGTACACCCGCCACCGGGACGTCGCCAACCAGCTGGTGGAGGTCACCAAGGACATGCGCCGCGTCGCCACCTCCGTCGGGGCGATCATCGTCAAGGAATCATGA